The following DNA comes from Quercus robur chromosome 1, dhQueRobu3.1, whole genome shotgun sequence.
taaaaaaagaaaaacccagaaAACGCAGACTTGTAAATGCAGACGTCAAATCCAAACCCCacctatatataatttgaagtGGACTCAGCGATGCCGCTTCTTTGAAGGGACAATGTGACtttgacaaagaaaagaaaagagcacTGCAACTGCCGATCAGTAAttcttaagaaaagaaaagagcaaaATTTCATCATACTTTGAGAATACCTAATTTACGACAATAACTTCAAATTAAGTCATGACCGACCTGGATGATCTGTAAGCATTTTCCACGACGAAAATAAAGCAAACCTCGGTGTCATACTGTCATATATTGTTGAACTACTCTAGattgaaaaatgaaaggaagacttggactttttttatttttatttttttatatgagaaTCAGGAAGACTTGTACTAAAGACTTTGAAAAGtatcagtcaaaaaaaaaaaaaaaagactttgaaAAGTAGTTTATTTCTCGTGTCATACTCATAGGCTATAAAACGTGTCTAGTCCAGTTATTGGTTGCATTGCAATTTGCATGAATCTAGTATCATATTATTCATGGCTTTCGTTCATCCTCACCCTTTTGTTTTCTTACTAATTCTGCTACCAATCTCTGCTGTTGCACAAAACGATGCTGATTATGTTAACGTTGGCGACTCTCTCACTGCAACTGATGAGAACAACACTTCATGGCTATCGCCTTCTGGTGATTTTGCCTTCGGATTTAGCCCACTGGACCAAAAGGATCTCTTCCTTCTTTCCATTTGGTTTGCTAAAATACCAGAAAAAACCGTAGTTTGGAATGCTAGACTAGATAATCCTGTACCCAGGGGATCAAAAGTGGAGCTAATCACTGATCGTGGGCTAGTTCTTACTGGCCCTCAAAACGATGTGTTGTGGACAACTAATTCCACTGGCACTTTCTTTGGTTTCATGAACAATACAGGCAACTTTGTGCTTGAAGATAGTAACTACAATAAGTTATGGGAGAGCTTCAAGAATCCCAGCGACACGATGTTACCTGCACAAATTATGGAAAGGGGAGGGGTGCTTTCTTCTCGACAATCAGAGACCAACTTTTCCAAAGGCAGGTTCCAGCTACAATTGGGTGATAATGGGAATCTTGTTCTCCAAACAATTAACTTGCCCACTGACAATCCTAATGAAGCTTATTATGAAAGTCAGACCACTGCTGGCGATAATGGTACATTGAGTCCTGGTAAAGAACTCGTCTTCAATGAGTCAGGCTACATGTACATTATGAAAGATGATAACCAAAGAGTTGCTCTGAGACCGGCAAGGGTAGAATCAACTTCTGATTTATATTTTAGAGCAACTCTCAACTTTGATGGAGTTTTCACCCAATATTCTCACCCAAGGACTTCCAATGCCAGTGGAAGTTGGAATCCGATCTGGTCTGTGCCGGATAACATTTGTGTTGCCAGTAATGCAAAAATAGGTAGTGGCACTTGTGGTTTTAATAGTATATGCACCCTAAAGCCAGATCGAAGGCCGATGTGTACATGCCCCAAGGGATACTCCTTTCTCGATCCAAATGACCCATATGGCACCTGCAAACCCGACTTCATACAAGGCTGTGAAGAAGATGAGCTAAGTCCTGTAAAAGATCTTTATTCTTTTGAAGTGCTAACAAATACAGATTGGCCATTCTCAGACTATGCATACATGAAGCCTTATACTGAAGATCAATGCAGAAAGTCTTGCATGGAAGATTGTATGTGTGCTGTTGCCATTTTCAGATTAGGTGATAGCTGTTGGAAGAAGAAGCTGCCTCTCTCAAATGGGCAAGTCGACAGCAGCCTTAATGGTGCGAAGGCTTTTATCAAAATCAGAAACAATAATTCCATCACATTTCCAGATGATCGATTGCCAAATCCAAAACCAGAAAATAAGAATCAGAATAATTTGATCCTCATGTGGTCAATGCTTCTCGGTGGTTCTGTGTTTGTTAACATTATTTTAATTGCGGCAATTTGTCTGGGTGTTTTCTTCATTTATCATAAGAGGCTCAAAAGACCTATACTAAATGTTGATGCTGTGGAGATGAATTTGCGATGTTTTACTTACAAAGAACTTGTAGAAGCTACAGATGGGTTCAAAGAAGAACTGGGAAGGGGAGCTTTCGGCATTGTTTACAAAGGAGCAATTCAAATGAGTTCTAATGTCCTTGTGGCAGTCAAGAAGTTAGATAGTTTGTTTCAAGAAAATAGTGATAAAGAGTTCAAAACTGAAGTGACTGTGATTGGTCAAAC
Coding sequences within:
- the LOC126724198 gene encoding G-type lectin S-receptor-like serine/threonine-protein kinase LECRK2 — encoded protein: MAFVHPHPFVFLLILLPISAVAQNDADYVNVGDSLTATDENNTSWLSPSGDFAFGFSPLDQKDLFLLSIWFAKIPEKTVVWNARLDNPVPRGSKVELITDRGLVLTGPQNDVLWTTNSTGTFFGFMNNTGNFVLEDSNYNKLWESFKNPSDTMLPAQIMERGGVLSSRQSETNFSKGRFQLQLGDNGNLVLQTINLPTDNPNEAYYESQTTAGDNGTLSPGKELVFNESGYMYIMKDDNQRVALRPARVESTSDLYFRATLNFDGVFTQYSHPRTSNASGSWNPIWSVPDNICVASNAKIGSGTCGFNSICTLKPDRRPMCTCPKGYSFLDPNDPYGTCKPDFIQGCEEDELSPVKDLYSFEVLTNTDWPFSDYAYMKPYTEDQCRKSCMEDCMCAVAIFRLGDSCWKKKLPLSNGQVDSSLNGAKAFIKIRNNNSITFPDDRLPNPKPENKNQNNLILMWSMLLGGSVFVNIILIAAICLGVFFIYHKRLKRPILNVDAVEMNLRCFTYKELVEATDGFKEELGRGAFGIVYKGAIQMSSNVLVAVKKLDSLFQENSDKEFKTEVTVIGQTHHKNLVRLLGFCDEGLHRLLVYEFLSNGTLASFLYRDSKPSWNLRVQIAVGIARGLLYLHEECSTQIIHCDIKPQNILLDDYYNARISDFGLAKRLILNQSKTHTNIRGTKGYVAPEWFRNMPITTKVDVYSYGVMLLEIICSRRSVNLETIGEQQAILTDWAYDCYQEGRLDSLVEYDVEALDDRRKLVRFVMVAIWCIQEDPFLRPTMRRATQMLEGVVEVPVPPSPYPYSKTS